The Planctomycetota bacterium DNA window CGGCGAGGGCGCCCTCACCGCCGAGATCGCCGCCACAGGGAAGTTCCTCGTCCACGCCATTGACCCCAACCCGAAGGCCGTGGCCGCGACGCAGCAGCGGCTGCGCGACCGGGGCCTCTACGGCATCGCATGGGCCGAGACGCGTCCGCTGAGCCCCCTGCCGTACGCCGAGAACCTGGTGAGCCTGATCGTGATGGACGCCATGCCCGAGGGGGAGGGCACGCCGCTCAAGGAGATTCTGCGCGTGCTGCGCCCGAACGGCATCGCCTATATCGGCCAGAGCGACCAGGCCGCCCGCCATGGCGTGCGCGTGCCGAAGGAGGCCTTTCGCCGGCTGCTCACGGCCTCGGGCCTCGAGGGCGTGGAGATCATCGAACGGCGCGGCCTCTGGGCGCGCCTCCCGAAGCCCTGGCCCGAGGAGATGGACGAGTGGCCCATGCCGCGCCACGGCCCCGACGGCAACGCCGCCTCGCGCGACGCGCTCGTGGGCCCGCCCCGCCGCATCCGCTGGGTCAACGGGCCCTGGCACGAGGCGAGCAACATGGTCACTGCCGGCGGCCGCCTCTACCACAGCGGCCTCATCGCGCGCGACGCCTTCAACGGCCTGCGCCTCTGGAGCCAGACGCTCACCCCCGGCCCCTTCCGCTTCGGCTACCCGGCGTCGGGGCCGGCCGGCAGCGTGCTGCCCGTCGTCGCCCACGACCGCCTCTTCGCCTTCACCGACAAGCGGGTCGTGGCCCTCGACCCCGCCACGGGCGCCCTGCTGCGCGAATACCCCGAGGCGGGCCACCCCGCCGAACTCGTCTACGACCGCGGCATGCTCTATGCCATGGGCAAGACCTTCGTCCGCGCCCTCGATGCCACCGACGGCAAGCTCCTCTGGGCCTTCGAGGGCAAGGAGCTGGACGGCCTGGTGACCGGCGACGGCGGGGTGTTCCTCTTCGCGGGCGACGCCAAGCAGGGCGAGAAGCGCGCCCTCGTGTGCCTCGACCGCCGCACCGGCCGCGAACGCTGGCGCCGGGACGACTACCCCTGGCTCGCGCGCGCTCGCCGCCTCTCGCACGGCAACGACGTGCTGGCCTGCGAGGTCTCCACCTTCAAGGACGACAAGCCCGGCAACGCCATCGAGGTGCTCTCGCCGCGCGACGGCTCGTTCCTCTGGGAGCGCGTGTACGAGCCGGGCATGACCCACTACACCCAGGCCCGCGCCATTCACACGGCGGGCCTCGTGTGGGTGCTGCTCGCGCGAAAGTGGGAGGGCCTCGACCCGAAGACCGGCGCGGTGGTGAAGTCCGCCGAGGGGGCGGGCGGCCACTGCTTCCCGCCCGTCGCCACCCCGCGGTTCCTCCTCTCCAGCGAGATGAGCTTCGCCGACATCGCCACGGGCAAGCTCGACTCGAACCGCATCACCAAGGGCAATTGCAGCCGCGAGGCGGGGTTCATGCCGGCCAACGGCCTCGTCTACGTGGGGCCCAAGCACTGCGCCTGCTGGCCCATGCTCCGCGGCTACAGCGCCCTCGCCCCCGCCGGCGGCCCCGCCGAGGACCTGGCCCACGACCCGGCGCCCCCGCTCCTCGAGCAGGGCGCTGCCTTCTCCGAAATCGGCCATCGGCCATCGGCAATGGGAAAGACAGACGAGTGGCCGTCGTACCGCGCCGACGCCTGGCGCAGCGCCAGCACCGCGAGCGTCGTGCCCACCGAACTCGATGTGCTCTGGACCGCGAAGCTCGGCGGCTGGCCCGAGGGGCCGCTGACCGAGGACTGGAAGTTCAACCTCCACTCGCGCGGCCCCGTCACGCCGCCGGTCATCGCGGGGGGCCTGGCCGTGGTGGCGCGGCCCGAGGCCCACCAGGTGGTCGCCTTCGACGCGCAGACGGGCGAGCGGCGGTGGGACTTCACGGCGAACGGCCGCGTGGACACGCCGCCCACGCTGCACGCGGGCCTGTGCCTCTTCGGCACGCGCAGCGGCTGGGTCTACTGCCTGCGGGCCGCCGACGGCAAGCTCGCCTGGCGCCTGCGCGCCGCGCCCCACGAGGAGCGCATCGTGGCCTTCGGCCAGCTCGAATCGCCCTGGCCCGTGCCCGGCAGCGTGCTCATCGTGAACGAGGTGGCCTACTTCGCCGCCGGCCGCCAGCCGCTGGCCGATGGGGGCGTGCGCCTGTTCGCCGTCGAGCCGGCCACGGGCAAGCTGCTGTGGGCCAAGCGC harbors:
- a CDS encoding PQQ-binding-like beta-propeller repeat protein, translated to MHVCSPTVRRSPVHSSVFRRSSLLLLPLALALLAPASPGIAGEGDDAKALAAEILQSAGVAGGLCVHLGCGEGALTAEIAATGKFLVHAIDPNPKAVAATQQRLRDRGLYGIAWAETRPLSPLPYAENLVSLIVMDAMPEGEGTPLKEILRVLRPNGIAYIGQSDQAARHGVRVPKEAFRRLLTASGLEGVEIIERRGLWARLPKPWPEEMDEWPMPRHGPDGNAASRDALVGPPRRIRWVNGPWHEASNMVTAGGRLYHSGLIARDAFNGLRLWSQTLTPGPFRFGYPASGPAGSVLPVVAHDRLFAFTDKRVVALDPATGALLREYPEAGHPAELVYDRGMLYAMGKTFVRALDATDGKLLWAFEGKELDGLVTGDGGVFLFAGDAKQGEKRALVCLDRRTGRERWRRDDYPWLARARRLSHGNDVLACEVSTFKDDKPGNAIEVLSPRDGSFLWERVYEPGMTHYTQARAIHTAGLVWVLLARKWEGLDPKTGAVVKSAEGAGGHCFPPVATPRFLLSSEMSFADIATGKLDSNRITKGNCSREAGFMPANGLVYVGPKHCACWPMLRGYSALAPAGGPAEDLAHDPAPPLLEQGAAFSEIGHRPSAMGKTDEWPSYRADAWRSASTASVVPTELDVLWTAKLGGWPEGPLTEDWKFNLHSRGPVTPPVIAGGLAVVARPEAHQVVAFDAQTGERRWDFTANGRVDTPPTLHAGLCLFGTRSGWVYCLRAADGKLAWRLRAAPHEERIVAFGQLESPWPVPGSVLIVNEVAYFAAGRQPLADGGVRLFAVEPATGKLLWAKRLHSVPMTSFYGALGLEFDPFDLLVAEAPKPTSTEAGLPANGAAFVTMSRWRFAPATGDMTVVPRSGFACYRSDAGGVMAPRGVWTYGPRMSYTWTPDIVHTVPRGLVAFRASTLVGASEDGRQLFRTDFDLAALAEFNDLWYSHGQLPRKKEDKGDRNRNERLARKAKWTADLQPPDPQPPAGSKPAGGSPAGGSLGPPIAGLLLAGDAVFALDQAGRLRVVALADGKTLVERALPAPVWDGLAAAHGRLYLTTQSGDLMCLGKR